The following DNA comes from Methanobrevibacter ruminantium.
ACCACATACAGTACTATCAGTGTCAGCAGTAATAGGTTCGATTTCTACTTCACCTTTAGCCATTGGGATAGCTGCTCTAGATGCTGCTGCGGATCCTTGTGCTACTGCGTCAGGAATATCTTTAGGACCTTGTGCTACACCAGCAATGTATACACCGTCAGTTAAAGTGTCAACAGGTCTGAGTTTTGGGTGAGCTTCCATGTAGAATCCGTCGGAAGTTCTGGATAAACCTAAGGTTTGTCTGAGTTCGTTAGATCCTTTAGGAGGTTCTAATCCTACAGATAATACAACTAAGTCGTAGGTGTATTCAGTTACTTTTCCGAGTAAGGTGTCTTCTGCTCTTACAGTTAAGGTTAAGTCATCGTTTTCGATGATTTCAGCAGGACGTCCTCTGATGAATTCAATTCCGTATTTTTCTTGGGAAGTTTTGTAGAACTCTTCGAATCCTTTACCGAATGAACGGATATCCATGTAGTAACAGGTTACTTCAGTGTCAGGTTCGTGGTCAATACATAATTGAGCGTTTTTCATGGAGTACATACAACATACTCTTGAACAGTAGGATTTACCGATTTGTTCATCTCTTGAACCAACACAGTGGATGAATGCAACACGTTTAGGTTCTTTACCGTCAGATGGTTTTTGTACGTGACCACCAGTAGGACCAGATGCGTTGATCATTCTTTCAATTTCCATTGCGGTAATTACGTTAGTGTATCTACCGTAACCGTATTCGTATTTTTCGGTTGGGTCATATGGGTCGTAACCGGTTGCTGCAATAATGGTACCAACATGGAGTTCGATTTCTTCTGGTTCCATGTTACGGTCGATTGCGTCAGGACCACATACGGTTTCACAAAGACCACAGTCGATACAGTAGTTTTTGTCGATAGTTGCACAGAGAGGTACTGCTTGAGGGAATGGGATGTAAGCTGCTCTTACCATACCTACACCTTCGTCGTAGTAGTTAGGTATTTCGATAGGACAGACTTCTTGACATTGTCCACATCCAGTACAGTCATCTTCTTTAACGTATCTTGGTTTTTTCTCAACTTTTACAGTAAAGTTACCAATGTAACC
Coding sequences within:
- a CDS encoding CoB--CoM heterodisulfide reductase iron-sulfur subunit A family protein: MAEEINNEEIRVGVYVCHCGVNVGGVVNCPEVAEYAKTLPNVVIAKDYKYMCSDPGQSLIQEDIKEHNLNRIVVAACSPRLHEPTFRRCVEEAGLNKFLFEFANLREQDSWVHMTQPAEATAKAKDLTRMAVAKARLLEPLEASKVAVDNKCLVIGGGVAGIQSALDLADMGFKTYMVERNPTIGGRMGQLDKTFPTLDCSMCILAPKMVDTNKHENIELITYAEVKEVDGYIGNFTVKVEKKPRYVKEDDCTGCGQCQEVCPIEIPNYYDEGVGMVRAAYIPFPQAVPLCATIDKNYCIDCGLCETVCGPDAIDRNMEPEEIELHVGTIIAATGYDPYDPTEKYEYGYGRYTNVITAMEIERMINASGPTGGHVQKPSDGKEPKRVAFIHCVGSRDEQIGKSYCSRVCCMYSMKNAQLCIDHEPDTEVTCYYMDIRSFGKGFEEFYKTSQEKYGIEFIRGRPAEIIENDDLTLTVRAEDTLLGKVTEYTYDLVVLSVGLEPPKGSNELRQTLGLSRTSDGFYMEAHPKLRPVDTLTDGVYIAGVAQGPKDIPDAVAQGSAAASRAAIPMAKGEVEIEPITADTDSTVCGACEVCVELCPFGAVSIEGEGADKHAAINVALCKGCGTCVGACPSGAMNQNHFKTEQIMAQIAAALEDVAK